In the Peptoclostridium acidaminophilum DSM 3953 genome, one interval contains:
- a CDS encoding UPF0175 family protein, giving the protein MAGNKDDINVSLAIDAFVKKRVTLTRAAELADKSLSDFIKILMRNNIPWMEYTQEAFSQDEEVLEELRDMEND; this is encoded by the coding sequence ATGGCTGGAAACAAAGATGATATAAACGTTTCTTTGGCAATAGATGCTTTTGTGAAAAAAAGAGTTACCCTTACAAGAGCTGCAGAATTAGCAGATAAAAGCCTTTCTGACTTCATAAAGATATTAATGCGCAACAATATTCCGTGGATGGAATATACGCAAGAAGCCTTTTCACAGGATGAAGAGGTACTTGAGGAATTAAGGGATATGGAAAATGATTAG
- a CDS encoding Rpn family recombination-promoting nuclease/putative transposase, which produces MKIQNPHDKFFKETFSNVTVAKDFLNNYLPESIANVIDIHTLEVQKDSFINEELQEVFSDMLFKVNINKQEGYIYFLFEHKSYSSKNISFQLLKYMIEIWESKIKKERSDELPMIIPLVIYHGKESWNIKTTLGEMITGYKDLPNDIKKYIPNYEYLIYDISRYTDEEIKGEAQLRILLSIFRDIFTKDNKGLLESIYRAAEYLQALDDRQTGIEYFETFMRYVLNAGKNLTKEDVDDIIDKIEMIYPQGSEVVMSLAEMFRQEGLLLGIQQGRKEERRETLTKTALKLLIKKFGTIPEELKLAISRLDDVTLELIIDDILEYKSLDDVKKYIQ; this is translated from the coding sequence ATGAAAATACAAAATCCGCATGATAAATTCTTTAAGGAAACATTCTCGAATGTGACTGTGGCAAAGGACTTTCTTAACAATTATTTGCCTGAGAGTATTGCGAATGTAATAGACATACACACATTGGAAGTTCAGAAAGACAGCTTCATTAATGAAGAGCTTCAGGAAGTTTTTTCGGATATGCTCTTTAAGGTGAACATAAATAAGCAGGAAGGATACATATATTTCCTCTTTGAACATAAAAGCTACAGCAGTAAAAATATATCATTTCAGTTGCTTAAATATATGATTGAAATATGGGAATCAAAAATCAAAAAGGAAAGATCAGACGAACTTCCAATGATTATTCCATTAGTGATATATCATGGTAAGGAAAGCTGGAATATCAAAACAACTCTAGGTGAAATGATAACAGGATATAAGGACTTACCGAATGACATAAAGAAATATATACCTAATTATGAATATTTGATTTATGATATATCAAGATATACAGACGAAGAAATAAAGGGAGAAGCACAACTTAGAATACTGCTTTCTATATTCAGAGACATATTTACAAAAGATAACAAAGGACTCTTGGAGTCAATTTATAGAGCAGCAGAATATTTACAGGCACTAGATGATAGACAGACAGGTATTGAGTATTTTGAAACATTTATGAGGTATGTTTTAAATGCAGGAAAGAACTTAACGAAAGAAGATGTGGATGACATAATTGACAAAATTGAGATGATTTATCCGCAAGGGAGTGAGGTTGTTATGAGTTTAGCTGAAATGTTTAGGCAAGAAGGACTTTTGCTGGGGATTCAGCAGGGTAGAAAGGAAGAGAGAAGAGAAACGCTTACAAAGACTGCCCTTAAATTGTTGATTAAAAAATTTGGAACTATTCCAGAGGAGCTTAAATTGGCAATATCCAGATTAGATGATGTAACTTTAGAACTAATCATTGACGATATTCTAGAATATAAAAGCTTGGATGATGTGAAAAAATATATTCAGTAA
- the recD2 gene encoding SF1B family DNA helicase RecD2, whose translation MEKIKGMITDIVFQNEDNGYTVAQMRTSDDEITIVGCLPTLKIGETIEAGGTWKSHETYGMQFQAESFMPAVPSSVDGILAYLSSGAVKGIGAKMAKRIVDCFGVETMMVLQQSPEKLTKVEGIGKKKAAEIAKAFSEDRCMRNLMMELLPYGIGTQHCLKIYKRYGDSAMERVRQNPYALSGEISGIGFKTADKIGISLGIDMRSSSRIRQGIMHTLRESASSGHTYLPRTEAAAKAASLLEIEKEGVDEQIYEMALDELIHVENAQSGERVYMYPYYIAENGSCSMLIDLASAQLELPEEDLEQRLDSVEAEAGISLASRQKEAVLKVFERGVTVITGGPGTGKTTTINSLIKLLEGLELKVKLAAPTGRAAKRMSETTGKEAATIHRLLEMAYSEDEEVMLFLKGEDDQLECDALIVDEASMIDIMLMYNLLKAVKKGTRLVLVGDVDQLPPVGAGNVLSDIITSGAVGVVRLDEIFRQARESMIVVNAHMINKGEMPLLNQKDKDFFFIGRQGPIATAEEVVSLVAKRLPEYYNLDPVRDIQVISAMRKGEAGVTRLNELLQSSLNPASAHKVEEKLGRRIFRVGDKVMQTRNNYEKKWESEDGTQKGQGVFNGDIGYVFHVDKSDKALFIVFDDIKVARYDFSELDEIDHSFCTTVHKSQGSEFEAVVMPLSWAPPMLLTRNLLYTGITRAKRLVVLVGERRFLEAMVKNVRNESRYCALGEKLMRFIEEGILGED comes from the coding sequence ATGGAAAAAATAAAAGGAATGATAACAGACATAGTCTTCCAGAACGAAGACAACGGCTACACCGTCGCCCAGATGCGAACAAGTGACGACGAAATCACAATAGTAGGCTGCCTTCCCACGCTTAAAATAGGCGAGACTATAGAAGCCGGAGGCACATGGAAAAGCCACGAGACCTACGGCATGCAGTTCCAGGCGGAAAGCTTCATGCCTGCTGTGCCTTCATCAGTTGACGGTATACTCGCATATCTTTCATCGGGAGCAGTAAAGGGCATAGGCGCCAAGATGGCCAAACGTATAGTCGACTGCTTCGGAGTCGAGACAATGATGGTCCTCCAGCAAAGCCCTGAAAAGCTCACTAAAGTAGAGGGCATAGGAAAGAAAAAGGCCGCCGAGATAGCCAAGGCCTTTTCGGAGGACAGGTGCATGAGAAACCTCATGATGGAGCTGCTGCCATACGGCATAGGAACCCAGCACTGCCTCAAGATATACAAAAGATACGGCGACTCGGCCATGGAGCGTGTGAGGCAAAACCCCTACGCCCTCTCCGGCGAGATAAGCGGCATAGGCTTCAAGACGGCCGACAAGATAGGCATAAGCCTGGGCATAGACATGAGATCGAGCTCAAGAATCAGGCAAGGCATAATGCATACGCTCAGAGAATCTGCATCCTCGGGGCACACCTACCTTCCAAGAACGGAAGCCGCAGCTAAGGCCGCCAGCCTTCTTGAAATAGAAAAGGAAGGCGTAGATGAGCAGATATACGAAATGGCCCTCGATGAGCTGATACACGTTGAAAACGCGCAAAGCGGCGAGCGGGTGTACATGTATCCCTACTACATAGCCGAAAACGGATCCTGCAGCATGCTGATAGACCTGGCTAGCGCTCAGCTGGAGCTGCCCGAAGAGGACCTCGAGCAGAGACTAGACTCTGTAGAGGCGGAAGCCGGAATAAGCCTTGCAAGCAGGCAAAAGGAGGCAGTGCTCAAGGTCTTTGAAAGAGGAGTCACAGTGATAACCGGAGGGCCAGGAACGGGAAAGACGACGACAATCAATTCGCTGATAAAGCTCCTAGAAGGCCTCGAGCTCAAGGTAAAGCTGGCGGCCCCGACTGGAAGGGCAGCAAAGAGAATGAGCGAGACGACAGGCAAGGAGGCCGCGACGATTCACAGGCTGCTTGAAATGGCATACTCAGAAGACGAGGAGGTCATGCTCTTTCTAAAGGGCGAGGACGACCAGCTAGAGTGCGACGCCCTCATAGTTGACGAGGCCTCCATGATAGACATAATGCTAATGTACAACCTCCTGAAGGCAGTCAAAAAGGGCACTCGTCTTGTGCTCGTTGGCGATGTGGACCAGCTGCCACCGGTGGGCGCGGGCAATGTCCTTTCCGATATAATAACATCGGGCGCGGTGGGCGTTGTAAGGCTCGACGAGATATTCAGGCAGGCCAGGGAGAGCATGATAGTAGTCAATGCCCACATGATAAACAAGGGCGAAATGCCGCTTCTAAACCAAAAGGACAAGGACTTTTTCTTCATAGGCAGGCAGGGGCCCATAGCAACGGCCGAGGAGGTCGTATCGCTTGTGGCCAAAAGGCTGCCCGAGTACTATAACCTGGATCCTGTAAGGGACATTCAGGTGATATCGGCAATGAGAAAGGGCGAAGCGGGAGTCACCAGGCTCAATGAGCTGCTCCAGAGTTCTCTCAATCCGGCATCCGCGCACAAGGTCGAGGAGAAGCTCGGCAGGAGGATATTCAGGGTCGGCGACAAGGTAATGCAGACAAGGAACAACTACGAGAAGAAGTGGGAGAGCGAGGACGGCACACAAAAAGGCCAGGGCGTATTCAACGGCGATATTGGGTATGTATTCCACGTAGACAAATCTGACAAGGCGCTTTTCATAGTCTTTGACGACATCAAGGTGGCGCGCTATGATTTTAGCGAGCTGGACGAAATAGACCACAGCTTTTGCACCACGGTTCACAAGAGCCAGGGCAGCGAGTTCGAAGCGGTCGTAATGCCTCTTTCCTGGGCGCCGCCCATGCTGCTGACAAGGAACCTCCTATACACAGGGATTACAAGGGCAAAGCGGCTTGTAGTGCTCGTGGGAGAAAGGCGCTTTCTCGAGGCCATGGTAAAGAACGTAAGGAACGAGAGCCGCTATTGCGCCCTGGGCGAAAAGCTTATGCGCTTCATAGAAGAAGGCATACTGGGAGAGGATTAG
- a CDS encoding ComF family protein produces MENTYSLCRECFCAAKFIKKGCEICGKPLPEIYHEQRCPDCEEAQYCFERALCCMEYTDEVHRLIYSLKYGGRTYMAGSLARIMADKLEYEGVLCELCDMIVPVPLSKSRLRRRGFNQAGLIAEELSRLTGWPHIDAAERLRDTRFLSGLSRHERRSELSGVFRLKSEYKEQIEGKKILIVDDIFTTGATASELALVLKGEGAASVYAICLATGRNIY; encoded by the coding sequence GTGGAGAATACCTACTCACTTTGCAGGGAGTGCTTTTGCGCCGCAAAGTTCATAAAAAAGGGCTGCGAGATATGCGGCAAACCGCTGCCGGAGATATATCACGAGCAGAGGTGTCCGGACTGTGAAGAAGCGCAGTACTGCTTCGAGCGGGCGCTTTGCTGCATGGAGTATACAGACGAGGTTCACCGGCTAATATACTCGCTCAAATATGGCGGCAGGACTTACATGGCCGGCAGCCTTGCAAGGATAATGGCGGACAAGCTCGAGTACGAGGGCGTATTGTGCGAATTGTGCGATATGATAGTTCCTGTGCCTCTTTCAAAATCGAGGCTCAGGCGAAGGGGCTTCAACCAGGCTGGACTTATTGCCGAAGAGCTTTCAAGGCTCACGGGCTGGCCGCATATCGACGCCGCCGAGCGCCTGCGAGACACACGTTTTCTTTCAGGGCTTTCAAGGCACGAGCGAAGAAGCGAGCTTTCAGGCGTGTTCAGGCTAAAGAGTGAATATAAAGAGCAGATTGAGGGTAAAAAAATACTCATAGTTGACGATATATTTACAACGGGAGCAACAGCAAGCGAGCTTGCCCTTGTCTTAAAGGGCGAAGGCGCGGCGAGCGTATACGCAATTTGCCTTGCAACGGGCAGGAATATATATTGA
- the flgM gene encoding flagellar biosynthesis anti-sigma factor FlgM — MKINGFSNIQKIMNAYGASKPQETSKSQFKEDKIEISQAGREYQIAMEAARKLPDIRQEKVEAIRLELESGTYKVDADKIARGILKGAIGEEE; from the coding sequence ATGAAGATAAACGGATTTTCAAACATACAAAAGATTATGAATGCATACGGCGCTTCAAAGCCGCAGGAGACTAGCAAGTCCCAGTTCAAGGAAGACAAGATAGAGATATCACAGGCCGGCAGGGAATACCAGATAGCCATGGAGGCCGCAAGGAAGCTGCCAGACATAAGGCAGGAAAAGGTGGAGGCCATAAGGCTAGAGCTTGAAAGCGGCACATACAAGGTGGACGCAGACAAAATAGCCAGGGGCATACTAAAAGGCGCGATCGGAGAAGAGGAATAA
- a CDS encoding flagellar protein FlgN, whose amino-acid sequence MEGIDSFIRILGRQLELNRALLEISIEKTDAIRSDDSKRLSGMLVDEQEMVKEMISLEKERGSVTSAIGKDSGAKTVDDILSIVGAKSEQKAKEIEGIAAELRQVLRELEERNSMNNSLLQFTIDYIDLNVNLMTSSREPANYGRGSKTNPAQRSMFDSKY is encoded by the coding sequence ATGGAGGGAATAGACAGCTTTATCAGGATACTTGGGAGGCAGCTCGAGCTCAACAGGGCTCTGCTTGAAATAAGCATTGAAAAGACTGATGCAATAAGATCGGACGATTCCAAGAGGCTCTCGGGCATGCTGGTAGACGAGCAGGAGATGGTCAAGGAGATGATAAGCCTTGAAAAGGAAAGAGGTTCAGTCACATCTGCGATAGGCAAGGACTCCGGGGCAAAGACAGTGGATGACATACTGTCCATAGTAGGGGCAAAATCGGAGCAAAAGGCAAAAGAGATAGAAGGCATAGCAGCGGAGCTGAGGCAGGTGCTCAGGGAGCTCGAGGAGAGAAACTCCATGAACAACTCGCTTTTGCAGTTTACAATAGACTACATCGACCTGAACGTCAATCTCATGACCTCGAGCAGAGAACCGGCCAACTATGGCAGGGGCAGCAAGACAAATCCGGCTCAGCGCAGCATGTTCGACTCGAAATACTAG
- the flgK gene encoding flagellar hook-associated protein FlgK yields MSSTFFGFNIARSGLFTAQRSLDVSSHNIANAETAGYTRQRVDAVQEDPLKYPGTMMGAGVTTEAVKQIRNDFLDIKFRYENMVYGESSFRFDSLSEVEAIMNEPSDSGIRTVMDDFFNSLQELSKDPSSLTARAVVRERAHSLTYTISHMYDQFEKMVKDTDFAVKTTVDEINMYASDIASINDQIFRAELGGVKANDLRDRRNLLIDKLSSLVGVEVVEVSESTGSSAFESKKMNILINGNMLVSHDKVNKLVADEQIDHPAGIADISVRQVKFSTGDPLNVDAISGKLKAELDIRDNASEGARKGVSFYMKKLDEFVKTFAEQINGVHMAGYGLDAATTGIAFFEAESGGDITAKNITLSKKIEEDLDNIAAAGIEDDATVGKGLAGDNSNILEIAELRHKNDMFMWGTPDDFVKSLVANLGVDAQDAKRTMNNQEVLTQQIETQRQSISGVSLDEEMTNVVRFQHAYNASARMITTLDEMIDVIVNRMGRVGL; encoded by the coding sequence ATGAGTTCTACTTTCTTTGGATTCAACATAGCAAGATCGGGACTTTTCACGGCGCAAAGATCGCTCGACGTTTCAAGCCACAACATAGCCAACGCAGAGACGGCGGGCTACACAAGGCAAAGGGTCGACGCCGTGCAGGAGGACCCGCTCAAATATCCCGGAACAATGATGGGGGCTGGCGTAACTACAGAAGCTGTAAAGCAGATAAGGAATGACTTTCTCGACATTAAGTTCAGGTATGAGAACATGGTGTACGGTGAATCATCGTTCAGGTTCGACTCGCTTTCCGAGGTAGAGGCCATAATGAACGAGCCCAGCGACAGCGGCATAAGGACTGTAATGGACGATTTCTTCAATTCACTCCAGGAGCTTTCAAAAGACCCTTCATCCCTTACAGCCAGAGCTGTAGTGAGGGAGAGGGCGCACTCGCTTACATACACAATAAGCCACATGTACGACCAGTTCGAGAAGATGGTAAAGGACACCGACTTTGCAGTCAAGACGACAGTCGATGAGATAAACATGTACGCCAGCGACATAGCCAGTATAAACGACCAGATATTCAGGGCTGAGCTGGGTGGAGTCAAGGCCAACGACCTGCGCGATCGTAGAAACCTGCTCATAGACAAGCTCTCGAGCCTTGTGGGAGTCGAGGTTGTGGAGGTTTCCGAGAGCACAGGCTCGAGTGCATTCGAGAGCAAGAAGATGAACATACTCATAAACGGCAACATGCTCGTATCCCATGACAAGGTCAACAAGCTAGTGGCGGACGAGCAGATAGACCACCCTGCGGGAATCGCCGATATATCTGTAAGACAAGTCAAATTCAGCACGGGAGATCCGCTTAACGTAGATGCAATAAGCGGCAAGCTCAAAGCCGAGCTTGACATAAGAGACAACGCCAGCGAGGGAGCAAGAAAAGGCGTGTCTTTCTACATGAAAAAGCTGGATGAGTTTGTAAAGACGTTCGCAGAGCAGATAAACGGAGTACACATGGCAGGATACGGGCTGGATGCAGCGACTACTGGCATAGCGTTCTTCGAAGCTGAATCGGGCGGGGACATTACAGCCAAGAACATAACGCTCTCAAAGAAGATTGAAGAGGACCTTGATAATATCGCTGCCGCAGGAATAGAGGATGACGCCACAGTAGGCAAAGGCCTTGCCGGTGACAACTCCAATATACTCGAAATAGCAGAGCTAAGACACAAGAACGACATGTTTATGTGGGGAACACCAGACGATTTCGTCAAATCGCTAGTAGCCAACTTGGGAGTTGATGCCCAGGACGCCAAGAGGACAATGAACAACCAGGAAGTCCTCACACAACAGATAGAAACCCAGAGACAGTCAATCTCAGGCGTGTCCCTCGACGAAGAAATGACAAACGTCGTAAGATTCCAGCATGCATACAACGCATCAGCAAGAATGATAACAACACTCGATGAAATGATAGACGTAATAGTCAACAGAATGGGACGAGTAGGATTATAA
- the flgL gene encoding flagellar hook-associated protein FlgL, whose amino-acid sequence MRITNGMMVSRMMLNMNNNLRNMDKEQNDLSTGVKIHRPSDDPVLVARSLKIHTDIAENEQFTRNVDDAYSWLDKTETSLKELNNVLQRVRELSVQAANGVLNAEDTQKIQSEVEQLKEHMVKIGNDTYIGRHIFSGFKTDEKYLNDDGTVSLKDIGGQKIEYQVGVSAKTTVNVTGEQVFGTLVDVVDESGNAVVDGDGNPIKKNEMFKTMDDLIGAMKNGDSSKVSNLLGDLDKNIENLLQVRGEVGAKMNTVEVIKDRAEEMTLNFTSLLSKTEDTDMGEAVMKLNILESVYKASLSIGARVIQPTLVDFLR is encoded by the coding sequence ATGAGAATAACTAATGGTATGATGGTCAGCCGCATGATGCTCAACATGAACAACAACCTCAGAAACATGGACAAAGAACAAAACGACCTCTCCACAGGAGTCAAAATACACAGACCCTCAGACGATCCTGTGCTTGTCGCAAGGTCGCTTAAAATACATACAGACATAGCCGAGAACGAGCAGTTCACAAGGAACGTAGACGATGCATATTCGTGGCTTGATAAGACAGAAACATCACTCAAGGAGCTTAACAACGTACTTCAAAGAGTGAGGGAACTTTCAGTTCAGGCTGCTAACGGCGTGCTCAACGCAGAGGACACCCAGAAAATACAGTCTGAAGTTGAGCAGCTAAAGGAGCACATGGTTAAGATAGGTAATGATACGTACATAGGAAGGCATATATTCTCAGGGTTCAAGACGGATGAGAAGTATTTGAATGATGACGGAACTGTAAGCCTAAAAGATATCGGAGGCCAGAAGATAGAGTATCAAGTGGGGGTGTCGGCAAAAACCACAGTTAACGTTACGGGTGAGCAGGTTTTTGGAACGCTTGTGGATGTAGTAGATGAAAGTGGGAATGCTGTTGTAGATGGTGATGGTAATCCGATTAAAAAGAATGAAATGTTTAAAACTATGGATGATCTAATAGGTGCAATGAAAAACGGTGACAGCAGTAAGGTCTCAAATCTCCTCGGGGATTTGGACAAGAACATAGAAAACCTGTTGCAGGTGCGCGGTGAAGTCGGAGCTAAGATGAACACCGTGGAAGTCATTAAGGACAGGGCAGAGGAAATGACACTTAACTTCACAAGCCTGCTTTCAAAAACAGAGGACACAGACATGGGCGAAGCTGTGATGAAGCTCAACATACTTGAGTCCGTATACAAGGCTTCTCTGTCAATAGGAGCAAGAGTTATCCAGCCTACGCTTGTGGACTTTCTAAGATAG
- the fliW gene encoding flagellar assembly protein FliW codes for MKLNTTNFGEINIDESALINFEEGIPGFENVRRFALLQDDEMIVDWLQGIDEDIAFPVINPFAVKEDYEFKIPDADIKKLNIENQEDLLIYSIVVIPDDIKQIRTNLQAPIIINAKIKLGKQIILDDRYPLRYEFYEKVGV; via the coding sequence TTGAAACTGAACACGACGAATTTCGGTGAGATAAATATAGACGAAAGTGCGCTAATCAATTTCGAAGAAGGAATCCCCGGCTTCGAGAACGTAAGAAGATTCGCACTGCTGCAGGATGATGAAATGATTGTAGACTGGCTTCAGGGAATAGACGAGGATATAGCATTCCCTGTGATCAATCCTTTTGCTGTAAAGGAAGATTACGAGTTCAAGATACCAGATGCGGACATAAAGAAACTGAACATTGAAAATCAGGAGGATTTGCTTATTTATTCGATAGTTGTGATACCTGACGATATAAAGCAGATAAGGACAAATCTTCAGGCTCCTATAATAATAAATGCTAAAATAAAGCTTGGGAAGCAAATAATACTCGATGACAGATATCCTCTAAGATATGAGTTCTATGAAAAGGTGGGCGTATAG
- the csrA gene encoding carbon storage regulator CsrA, which yields MLVLTRKKGESLLIGEGVEITIVDISEGKVRIAIDAPKEVQIIRSEVKKGVEDENKSATRGAAIDQLKKLKKTSKK from the coding sequence ATGCTGGTGCTCACAAGGAAAAAGGGAGAGAGTCTGCTCATAGGTGAAGGCGTTGAGATAACCATAGTTGATATTTCGGAAGGCAAGGTTAGGATAGCCATAGACGCTCCAAAGGAAGTACAGATAATTAGAAGCGAAGTTAAAAAGGGCGTAGAGGACGAAAACAAGAGCGCCACAAGGGGAGCTGCAATTGACCAGTTGAAAAAATTGAAAAAAACAAGCAAAAAATAA
- a CDS encoding flagellin N-terminal helical domain-containing protein: MIINHNMNAQNAHRMMMGNTVNAGKSMEKLSSGLRINKAGDDAAGLAISEKMRGQIRGLDQASRNSQDGISLIQTAEGALNETHSILQRMRELAVQSATDTNTSDDRSKIQGEVDQLAKEITRISNTTEFNTQNLMAGGLNNTFQIGANKDQNVNLTIGAMDASSLGVAGQVVSQGATTAVGGVSTTTRVGTGLTAQTYKLATTATAATTAANATTAAGTTGGANTIGTIGGAYTGSADAQLRIKIDSIDGSDIPTAVSVSFDGGTTFGSSTAYSAGMNVGNGLTWTAGAGTYVAGNTVSTTFTAASYTLQLKTAGGADVGSAVTVNNAQTAATIGDSTIDATMDVSFTAGGISTAAAADFQVVSTASSTAAVTSNGVVTQAADTKAGISVASQGSANSAIETIDNAIKTVSEERSKLGAYQNRLEHTIANLGTSSENLTAAESRIRDVDMAKEMMNFSKNNILSQAAQAMLAQANSQPQGVLQLLR; encoded by the coding sequence ATGATTATCAACCACAATATGAATGCACAGAATGCACACAGAATGATGATGGGCAATACAGTTAATGCTGGCAAATCAATGGAGAAGCTTTCATCAGGTCTTAGAATAAACAAAGCTGGAGACGATGCGGCAGGTCTTGCTATATCAGAAAAAATGAGAGGCCAAATCAGAGGTCTTGACCAAGCTTCAAGAAACTCACAGGATGGTATTTCTCTTATACAAACGGCAGAAGGTGCACTCAATGAGACTCATTCAATTCTTCAAAGAATGAGAGAACTTGCAGTTCAATCGGCAACAGATACTAATACTTCTGATGACAGGAGTAAGATTCAAGGTGAAGTTGACCAATTAGCAAAAGAAATTACTAGAATTTCAAACACAACTGAATTCAACACTCAAAACTTAATGGCGGGTGGACTAAATAATACATTCCAAATTGGTGCTAATAAGGATCAAAATGTTAATCTAACAATAGGTGCTATGGATGCATCCAGTCTAGGTGTAGCTGGACAAGTTGTTTCTCAGGGTGCAACTACAGCAGTTGGTGGAGTTTCAACTACGACTCGTGTAGGTACAGGCTTAACGGCTCAAACTTATAAGCTAGCAACAACAGCGACTGCAGCAACGACAGCGGCTAATGCAACAACAGCGGCAGGCACGACTGGCGGAGCGAATACTATAGGTACAATTGGTGGAGCTTACACTGGATCAGCTGATGCTCAGTTAAGAATAAAAATTGATTCAATTGATGGTTCTGATATTCCAACAGCTGTTAGTGTTTCATTTGATGGTGGGACAACGTTTGGTTCATCGACTGCATATTCAGCTGGAATGAATGTAGGTAATGGATTAACATGGACAGCAGGTGCTGGAACATACGTTGCTGGCAATACTGTTTCTACAACATTTACGGCTGCTTCATATACACTTCAGCTTAAAACAGCTGGGGGTGCAGATGTAGGTTCCGCGGTAACTGTTAACAACGCACAAACTGCAGCCACAATTGGAGATTCAACAATTGATGCTACTATGGATGTTTCGTTTACAGCCGGTGGCATTTCAACTGCAGCAGCAGCTGATTTTCAAGTGGTTTCTACAGCATCTTCTACGGCGGCTGTAACGTCAAATGGAGTTGTAACACAAGCAGCTGATACTAAAGCGGGAATAAGTGTAGCTTCTCAAGGATCAGCGAATAGTGCTATCGAAACAATCGATAATGCTATTAAAACTGTTTCAGAAGAAAGAAGTAAGCTCGGTGCATACCAAAATAGGTTGGAGCACACTATAGCAAACCTTGGAACATCTTCTGAAAACCTAACAGCAGCTGAATCAAGAATAAGAGACGTAGACATGGCTAAAGAAATGATGAACTTCTCTAAGAACAACATTCTTAGCCAAGCTGCTCAAGCTATGCTGGCTCAAGCAAATAGCCAACCACAGGGAGTTTTACAGCTTCTAAGGTAA